TCGTAGGAAATAAACCGTCATTGAGCACCTTGATACTGGCTTCGTCGCTAGCATCTTTGACATTCACGCCATCTATCTCTAATACCACGGCGCCCCTAGCCAGGTTAGCTGCAGTCGCTGGTGAATTAGGTTCTGTATAGGCGACAGTGATCTTACGGTCGACGTTAGCCGCCTGAGCTTGTATATGAAAACTGGCTCCGTATCCCAGGGCCGCACCAGATTGGTTTAGCTGTTCCCACTCAGATGTAGGCATGGAGAAGTGGAACTTATCCTTGTCATTGCCTGTGGGCGAAAGCTGTGTGGTCTTTAACTGAGCAAAATATGCCGCTACGGTGAAAGGGGCCGGGTCTTGATCTAAGATCTCGTTATACCAGAGGTAGGTATCGTCGCTCCATGAACGTAGCCATAATTTCTCGGTTAATTCAGATCCAGATTGATTGGCGACGCATTGCTGAGCGAAATCGGCGTAGGGGGCGAAGTCTCCCGCCACCCAAGTGCTAGAATTTGTACCTGTACCTGTACCTGTATCGCCAGTGGTACCCGATGTGTTCGAGCTAGCACCAATACTACCACCACCGGAGCAGGCGCCGAGAGTGATAAGACCTAGACTTAAGAGAAGTGGGAATGCTTTCCCCGTGACTAACGACATAAATAATCCTTTATTATTTTGTTTCTATATGTGGCTGTTATGTATCATATCTGTTATTTGCGGGCAATTGTAGGAGATAAAACGAAACCGAAACGATACTTTTATTACTCTTGTACGACAAGTTTAGAAGATTGTACTTTTCTGATGCATAATAAGTAATTAACCAATCAGTCATTTAGCCGAACACTAGGCTAGGTGGTTAATATACGAACAAGGTTACTATGTCTGCCTATCTTCTCGATATCTTCGCTTTTGTCTGCTTCTCCACCTGCTGGATAGGTTATACCTGGTTCGCCAAAGTCAGGGCAAAGAGCACGAACTGCATTGCCCGCTGTCTGCATCAACACAGGATCTACTGGATGAACGAGCTGATCTCTCGTGAGATCCGCGTCGGTGAAGTGGCACTACTGGCTAATCTCGAACGTAACATCACCTTTTTCGCCAGCACCACTATGCTGGTACTCGCCGGTGTATTGACCCTTTTTGCCCAGGTCGAGCGTTTAGAGGCTGTGATAGCAACCATTCCTTATGCTGCCAATCCAGTGCACATGTTAATTCAAATTAAACTGGTTTTATTGACCTTCATCTTCGTGATGGCCTTCTTTCAGTTTACCTGGTCCATGCGACAATATGGTTTTCTCAATGTGATGGTGGGCGCGGCCCCCATAGATCTGCAAGGTAAAAATAAAAACCTGCGCAGTTATGCTAAACAGATGGCAATAGTGCAAGATCAGGCCGCACATACCTATAATTATGGCCTAAGGTCCTACTATTTTTCCATGGCCGTCTTGTGTTGGTTCTTTCATCCTGTGTTATTTATAGTCGCCAGTTTATTTGTGGTTTATACCTTGTATGCTCGGGAGTTTAACTCCAGAGCCGTGAAGGCTATAACGACTGCTATGCTCATATTGGATGAAGAAAATAAACAAGGGCAGATATCTTCCGGTGGCTAATATCTATGCTGGATAAATGGATAAATGAATTTAGACAGGCATAGTTATCGGGTGTTTGCACATCAATAACTGAACGGTAATGCAGAGTTTAAGTTGGGCTGGTGATTCCCAGCCCTCGCAGTATATAAATAGGCAGCAGCTAAATAGGCAGTAGCTAAATTTGTCTAGAGCATGATGATTTAATCATAAGATCTCACTATCACTGCAGTAGCCTTGTTATCCGTGTATGCCTATTTATTTGCTGGAATAATTAAAACAGCTTACTTCCCCAGCCCAATTTACTTCTCAGTACATGGAAGTAGTTGTGACCCTTGGGGTGTATCAGCCTGAGTCGCTCATGACTGCGTTTTATTAATATCTCATCACCGGGAAGGACTGGTAAGGTTACATGTCCATCACAGCTCACCTCTAAATTATCACCATTGTCCGGTGAAACAACCAACTTTATCTTGCTACAAGCATCGACCACTATGGGGCGGCAAGAAAGCGTATGGGGAAACATGGGCACTAATATTAAGGCTTCTAGGTTGGGCGTCAGTATGGCGCCGCCAGCGGAAAGTGAATAGGCTGTGGATCCGGTCGGTGTCGACACTATCATGCCATCGGCACGTTGACTGTACATGAAGACATCATCGATATAGACCTCAAACTCTATCATATGAGCCACTTTACCCGGATGTAATACCGCTTCGTTAACGGCAGTATTACTGGACTTCATATGGCCATGGCGATGAACCTCGGCTTCTAGCAAGAAACGAAACTCAGTTTCGAAGCTGCCATCGAGCACTTCGCTTAAGGCGTTCTCGAAAGAATCGGGAGCAAGGTCAGTGAGAAATCCCAGGTTACCTCGGTTGACGCCGATAACGCCAATATTGAAACGGGCGAGTACGCGAGCGGCACCTAACATATTGCCATCGCCGCCAACGACTATGGCTAAATCGCATCGCTCACCAAGTTCCAGTAGATCGACTGATTCACAATGTGGGCCTATCTCTGCCGCTACTCTTTCTTCCACCAAAATATCAAAGCCTTGCATAGACAGCCAATGGTGTAAGCGTTTTAGGGTTAGGTTGGTGCCGTGATGATTAGGCTTGCCAATCAGGCCAATAGTTTGAAATGTTTTAGGCATAATTATCTGCTAGGCCTTGAATCCGGTAATTTGATCCCCATAATATGTTCAAACAACTTGTGTATGCGGAATCGAGCATTTTCAAGTTAATTGAGTATATGCCCAGAGCATGCAGAAACAAAGCATTTTAGCTGGAGTAACAATGAGCAACGAATCGAGTAAAGCAGAACAAGAACAAGTCGATACTGTAGTAGAGGGTGAAATCCTTACTGCCGATGAAGCTGTGACAAGCACTGATGAAGCCAGTTTGGTGGATGAGCTGACCCAAGCCAATTTTCGCATTGAAGAGTTAGAGCAGGCACTCGCCGAGTCTCAAGCTAAAATCAAAGAGCAGCTAGACTCAGTGACTCGCGCCGCGGCTTCTGAAGCTAATATTCGTCGCCGTGCAGCTCAAGATGTTGAGAAGGCACGTAAGTTCGCTCTGGAGAAGTTCGCCAATGAGCTACTGCCTGTGATCGATAACATGGAGCGTGCGCTTGATGGAACTGATGCAGAAGCCGAAGAGACTAAGGTTATCTATGAAGGCGTTGAGCTGACACTTAAGAGTTTTATCTCTACCGTGGATAAGTTTGGTCTTAAGATCGTCAATCCACAGGGTGAAACATTCAACCCAGAGCATCACCAGGCTATCGGCATGCAGCCTAGCCCTGATTTTCCGGCGAATACGGTAATGATGGTCATGCAGAAAGGTTACATCTTGAATGACCGTCTATTGCGTCCTGCTATGGTGATGGTGTCTCAAGGCGCTGGTTCTGTAGATACCAAGGCTTAAGGTTGGAAGTTTCTAGGAACTAGACCCTAGTTCCTAGTCTCTAGAAATAAAATCCCCTCTTAGGCCTTCCATGGCCTCCGGGGATAAGTACATCCATATACAAAAAAGACTGCAATTGCAGTCTTTTTTGATTTCAAGATATCAATCAAGCTTATTTAAGATATTCTTGTATCTGCTCAAGAATTCCCGCACTGTCCAGCTTAAGTTCGGTTAAGATCTCTTTCTGTTCGCCATGCTTAATAAACTCATCCGGTAAGCCTATTTGCAACACAGGCATAGGGCGTTTCAATCGTTGTAGTTCTTCTAAAACTCCAGATCCAGCGCCGCCCATGATAGCGTTTTCTTCTACTGTTACCAATAGATCATGGCTTTCGCTAAGCCGTTTGACCAGCTCAATATCTAGAGGTTTAACGAAGCGCATATCGGCGACTGTGGCATCGAGAGATTCGGCGGCTACCAAGCAACAATCTAAGAGTGTACCGAAGTTGAGTATGGCTATTTTAGCGCCTTCTCGTTTGATTAACCCTTTACCGATTGGCAGGGCCGTCATCTCTTCCACTTGTGGCTCACCCGTGGCGCTTCCTCTAGGGTAACGCACTGCGGTAGGACCGTCTTTGTAGCAGTAACCAGTGTAGAGCATCTGACGACACTCATTCTCATCGGATGGTGCCATTATTACCATGTTTGGTATGGCGCGCATAAAGCTCAAATCGAAGGCGCCCTGATGGGTAGGGCCATCGGCACCCACTATGCCACCACGGTCTATAGCAAACAGCACTGGGAGTTTCTGCAATGCAACATCGTGTATCAGTTGATCGTAACCTCGTTGGAGGAACGTCGAGTAGATAGCGACAACAGGCTTGAGTCCCTCACAGGCAAAGCCTGCTGCGAGAGTAACAGCGTGTTGTTCGGCGATAGCCGCATCGAAATACTGCTTAGGGAATCGCTGAGAAAATTCCACCATACCTGAACCTTCACGCATAGCGGGTGTGATGCCGAGTACCTTGTCATCTTTTTCCGATATATCACAAAGCCACTTACCAAATACCTGTGAAAAGGTTGGATTAGCGGGTTTAGATGTAGGCTTCTCGAACGTCGATGGATCGAACTTAGGCACGGCGTGCCAGCCGATTGGATCTTTTTCTGCAGGTTCATAACCACGACCTTTCTTGGTCATGATATGCAATATTTGTGGTCCGGATAGATTACGCATATTGCGCATGGTCTCGACCAGGGCATCTACATCGTGGCCATCGATAGGGCCGATATAGTTGAAGCCGAGTTCTTCAAACATGGTGCCGGGAACAACCATGCCCTTGAGGTGCTCTTCGGTGCGTTTTGCCATCTCTTTGATGACAGGCATGCCCTTGAGAACCTTCTTACTGCCTTCTCTAATCGTGGTGTACAGTCGGCCAGACATCAGTTGGGCCAAATGATTATTGAGTGCGCCTACATTCTCAGAGATTGACATCTCGTTATCGTTAAGCACAACTAGCATGTCATTGTGAAGGTCACCGGCGTGGTTCATGGCTTCAAATACCATTCCCCCTGTCATGGCACCATCACCTATGACAGAAACCACTTTTCGTCCGGCTTGCTCTTTTTCTGCGGCAATGGCCATAGCCAGTGCTGCACTGATAGATGTACCCGAGTGACCGACACTGAAGGTATCGTACTCACTCTCTTCACGCCATGGGAAAGGATGAATCCCTCCTTTTTGACGTATGGTATGCATTTTGTCACGGCGTCCGGTCAAGATTTTGTGAGGGTAAGCCTGGTGGCCTACATCCCAGATCAGACGATCGAAGGGTGTATTATAGACGTAATGAAGGGCCACAGTGAGCTCAACAGTACCAAGTCCGGAAGCGAAGTGACCACTAGATCTACCCACAGATTTAAGCAGAAAGCTTCTTAACTCGTCAGCCAATTGTGGCAACAAGGTTTGAGGGAGCTGTCTTAGCTCATCTGGGGTATTAGCCTGTGCAAGCACAGGGTATTGGGAAATATCCAAACTCATCGAGATACATTGTCTCTTTTATTAAACTCTTCGCTCTATAATGTAACGGGCGAATTCGGCAATTAGCTGACTATTGTATGGCAATTTTGTCAGCGCTGATAGAGCATCCTCAATCAAACTCTTGGCTGTGGCCTGTGCGCCGGCTAATCCAAGTAGTCTAGGGTAGGTGCTTTTGTTTGATTCGCAATCAGAACCTTGTGGTTTCCCAAGTTCCTCAGTACTGGAGATTATATCCAATACATCGTCTTGGACCTGAAATGCTAAGCCTATGGTATCGGCAAATTCCAGCAAAAGTGTCTGTTCTTCAGGGGAAACTTGCG
This portion of the Shewanella violacea DSS12 genome encodes:
- a CDS encoding DUF599 domain-containing protein produces the protein MSAYLLDIFAFVCFSTCWIGYTWFAKVRAKSTNCIARCLHQHRIYWMNELISREIRVGEVALLANLERNITFFASTTMLVLAGVLTLFAQVERLEAVIATIPYAANPVHMLIQIKLVLLTFIFVMAFFQFTWSMRQYGFLNVMVGAAPIDLQGKNKNLRSYAKQMAIVQDQAAHTYNYGLRSYYFSMAVLCWFFHPVLFIVASLFVVYTLYAREFNSRAVKAITTAMLILDEENKQGQISSGG
- the nadK gene encoding NAD(+) kinase; the protein is MPKTFQTIGLIGKPNHHGTNLTLKRLHHWLSMQGFDILVEERVAAEIGPHCESVDLLELGERCDLAIVVGGDGNMLGAARVLARFNIGVIGVNRGNLGFLTDLAPDSFENALSEVLDGSFETEFRFLLEAEVHRHGHMKSSNTAVNEAVLHPGKVAHMIEFEVYIDDVFMYSQRADGMIVSTPTGSTAYSLSAGGAILTPNLEALILVPMFPHTLSCRPIVVDACSKIKLVVSPDNGDNLEVSCDGHVTLPVLPGDEILIKRSHERLRLIHPKGHNYFHVLRSKLGWGSKLF
- the grpE gene encoding nucleotide exchange factor GrpE — its product is MSNESSKAEQEQVDTVVEGEILTADEAVTSTDEASLVDELTQANFRIEELEQALAESQAKIKEQLDSVTRAAASEANIRRRAAQDVEKARKFALEKFANELLPVIDNMERALDGTDAEAEETKVIYEGVELTLKSFISTVDKFGLKIVNPQGETFNPEHHQAIGMQPSPDFPANTVMMVMQKGYILNDRLLRPAMVMVSQGAGSVDTKA
- the dxs gene encoding 1-deoxy-D-xylulose-5-phosphate synthase encodes the protein MSLDISQYPVLAQANTPDELRQLPQTLLPQLADELRSFLLKSVGRSSGHFASGLGTVELTVALHYVYNTPFDRLIWDVGHQAYPHKILTGRRDKMHTIRQKGGIHPFPWREESEYDTFSVGHSGTSISAALAMAIAAEKEQAGRKVVSVIGDGAMTGGMVFEAMNHAGDLHNDMLVVLNDNEMSISENVGALNNHLAQLMSGRLYTTIREGSKKVLKGMPVIKEMAKRTEEHLKGMVVPGTMFEELGFNYIGPIDGHDVDALVETMRNMRNLSGPQILHIMTKKGRGYEPAEKDPIGWHAVPKFDPSTFEKPTSKPANPTFSQVFGKWLCDISEKDDKVLGITPAMREGSGMVEFSQRFPKQYFDAAIAEQHAVTLAAGFACEGLKPVVAIYSTFLQRGYDQLIHDVALQKLPVLFAIDRGGIVGADGPTHQGAFDLSFMRAIPNMVIMAPSDENECRQMLYTGYCYKDGPTAVRYPRGSATGEPQVEEMTALPIGKGLIKREGAKIAILNFGTLLDCCLVAAESLDATVADMRFVKPLDIELVKRLSESHDLLVTVEENAIMGGAGSGVLEELQRLKRPMPVLQIGLPDEFIKHGEQKEILTELKLDSAGILEQIQEYLK